Genomic window (Bacillus vallismortis):
GACGGAGAAAATGCCGGCCAGCACTACGCCAAAATCGAAGAGAAAATTAACTGTACCCGGATTCCATCCGTAGCGCTTTTGCAGAAATAAAGCGAGAATATTGGCGCCCCCGAGCGATGCCTGATGATAAAACATGAGTGACAAGCCAAACCCGATCAGCGTCCCGCCGCAAATCGCCCCGGCAAGCGGTGAAAATGAGACAGACGGCAGCCAATGATCCGCGCTTGTAAACAGAGTCAGCGCTGTGACTGCAAATACAGTGGATAAGGTGAATGTGATGCCCATTCTGATGAGAGAAAATACATAAAACGGAATATTGATCAGAAAGAAGATCATGGCAAACGAGGAATGAAACAAGTATGACAGGCTTAGTGACAATCCGGCTGTGCCGCCGGTTAATACGTGAGAATGTCTGAGTGTCAGAACTCCGGCGCTTGTGATAAGACAAGCAGTTAAAATGAGTAAAATTCGTTTCATTCTTCACTCTCCTTTTTTAGATGATGTCATTTCCACCTACAAACATAACAGGATACCCGGCCGCCCAGCCATTGCCTTGGCAGAAAATATCTTATGTTTTCAAAAAATCCCCCTCTTGCAAGGGGGATTTTCACGAGCGTTTCCGATACACGACATAGCTTCGTGTCAGATATTTGAGTGGGAGACTGAACACGTGAACCAGTCTCGTAAACGGCCACAGGATAAAAACGACGTATCCGATTATGATATGAAGCTTAAACCATAGCGGGACATTCTCCATCAAAGAGGCGTCAGGCCTGAACAAAAAAATCTCCCTGAACCACGGTCCGACTGTTGTCCGGTAGTCAAATCCTTTCGAATCAATGTTGAGAAATGTGGCGGCAAGGCCCGACAGCATCATAAACAGCAGCAGAATAAGCGTAAGGATATCCGATGGCGAGCTGGTTTTGCGGATTCTTTTGTCAAACAGCCTTCTGTACGTCAGGATGAAAAGTCCGGTACATGCCGCGATTCCGGCAGGCAGGCCCGCGCCAATCGCCATTTTGTGATACACATGCTCTGAAATGCCAATGGAAGCGTACACGGCTTCCGGGATCAGAATGCCCATGACATGCCCGCCGATAACGCACAGCATGCCCCAGTGAAAAAGGGTGCTGCCTGCCGCAAGTTTTTTCTTTTCTAACAGCTCGCTTGATTTCGCGGTCCAGCCAAATTGGTCATGCTGATAGCGGTAAATATGGCCGCCGATGAAGAACGTCATGACAATGTATGGCATCACGCCCCACAGGATCTGCCCGCTCATGGCTGAACAGCCCCTTCAACGCTTTCACGCACGCCGATATTTTCCAGCGCGGCCAGTAGCACGTGCAGCAGCTCCGCATATATACTGGCATTTTTTTCGAGGCGGGATGCCAGTTCCCTCACATTGGACAAATACTTTTCAAACACGCTATTCGCAGCTTCAATCTCCGCAACCGCGGCAAATTCCAGCATAAGCGGGAGATAATCAGGCAGCTCTTTGTCTGTCGGCAGGAAACCGGATTGCTGGTAGGTGTTTTTTAAATGCAGCAATTCAATGCCGCGTTCCCTTTGCTCGCCTGAGTTAAAGTAGGTGACGTACATATTCGTTTTTTTCCCGAAGTCGAACGTATAGACATAGTGTTCAATCAGCGCTTTATGGGAAAAGCTGGCTGACGCCTCGAAAAAGTGCAGCAGCAGCTCCCGGATTTGCCGGTTGCCGATTTCATGGGTAAGAGCCTTCCAATCGGGAAGCTCGGCTCTCCACTCTTCGTCTG
Coding sequences:
- a CDS encoding YitT family protein, whose amino-acid sequence is MKRILLILTACLITSAGVLTLRHSHVLTGGTAGLSLSLSYLFHSSFAMIFFLINIPFYVFSLIRMGITFTLSTVFAVTALTLFTSADHWLPSVSFSPLAGAICGGTLIGFGLSLMFYHQASLGGANILALFLQKRYGWNPGTVNFLFDFGVVLAGIFSVGLLKGLFSLVSIAVTGLIVGFFKNKIKSSYSLKPGLLRNITPGQSQEASS
- the narI gene encoding respiratory nitrate reductase subunit gamma; translation: MSGQILWGVMPYIVMTFFIGGHIYRYQHDQFGWTAKSSELLEKKKLAAGSTLFHWGMLCVIGGHVMGILIPEAVYASIGISEHVYHKMAIGAGLPAGIAACTGLFILTYRRLFDKRIRKTSSPSDILTLILLLFMMLSGLAATFLNIDSKGFDYRTTVGPWFREIFLFRPDASLMENVPLWFKLHIIIGYVVFILWPFTRLVHVFSLPLKYLTRSYVVYRKRS
- the narJ gene encoding nitrate reductase molybdenum cofactor assembly chaperone — encoded protein: MNTTDRQITFSALSCLLSYPDEEWRAELPDWKALTHEIGNRQIRELLLHFFEASASFSHKALIEHYVYTFDFGKKTNMYVTYFNSGEQRERGIELLHLKNTYQQSGFLPTDKELPDYLPLMLEFAAVAEIEAANSVFEKYLSNVRELASRLEKNASIYAELLHVLLAALENIGVRESVEGAVQP